In the genome of Luteitalea pratensis, the window TGGGAATCCGCAAGGCCTTTGCCGATCGTGTGCTGCTCGACGATGTCACCTGGCAGCTGAACGCGCGTGACCGTGTCGGGCTATGTGGCCCCAACGGGGCTGGCAAGACGACGCTGCTGAGGATCCTGGCGCGCCTCGACGAGCCCGACGCAGGCCAGTTGGTCACGCCGTCGGACCTCACCATCGGGTACCTCCCGCAGGACGGCCTCGAATATGGCGGCCGGGCGCTCGTCGACGAGGCGCGGCAGGCGTTCGGACCGTTGCTCGCGCTGAAGGAAGAGCTGCATCGTCTCGAGGACCAGCTCGCCGACACGACGCTCGACGATGCGGCGCACGGGGCCGTGCTGATGCGGTACAGCGAGGGCCAGGAGGACTTCCGGCGCCTCGACGGCTACACGATGGACCTGCGGGTAGCCACGGTACTGCGCGGCCTCGGTTTCGAAGAGGACGACATGCAGAAGCCCACCGAGACGTTCTCCGGTGGGTGGCAGATGCGCATCGCGCTCGCCAAGCTGCTCCTGCAACGTCCCGCCCTGCTGCTGCTCGACGAGCCCACCAATCACCTCGACCTCGATGCCCGCAACTGGCTCGAGGCCTACCTGACCGAGTACCCCGGTGCGGTGATGCTGGTGTCGCACGACCGCTATTTCCTCGACGCCGTGGTGACACGCATCGCGGACCTGAGCCTCCGCACGATCACGGATTACCAGGGCAACTACTCGTATTACCTGCGCGAGCACGAGGCGCGCATGGAGCGGCTGCGTACGATGAAGCGCGAGCAGGACGAGGAGGTCGCGCGGATCAAGATGTTCATCGACCGGTTCCGCTACAAGGCCACCAAGGCCGCCCAGGTGCAGAGCCGGATCAAGGCACTCGAGAAGGTCGTGCCCATCGACGTCCCCCCCGAACGCAAGCAGGTGCACTTCACCTTCCCGGAGTGCACCAGGAGCGGCCGGACCGTGCTGGAACTGTCTCACGCCGGCAAGCGCTATGCCGAGAAGGTGATCTTCAGGGATCTGTCGCTGCTGATCGAGCGCGGCGACCGTGTGGCGCTCGTGGGGCCCAACGGCGCCGGCAAGTCGACGCTGATGCGCATGCTGTCGGGGGCCGAGGCGCCCGATACTGGCATCCGCACAGAGGGACACCAGGTCGTGGTCCAGTACTTCGCCCAGGACGAGGCGAACCGGCTCGACCCGACGCGCACGGTGTACGAAACGCTGGCGGACGGGTCGCCCAATCACATGGTGCCGGCCATCAGGAACATCCTCGGCGGGTTCCTGTTCGCCGGCGATGACGTGTACAAGAAGGCGGGCGTCCTGTCGGGCGGCGAACGCACCCGCCTGGCAGTGGCGCGCATGCTGTTGCGCCCCGCGAACCTCCTGCTGCTCGACGAGCCCACCAATCACCTCGACCTCGACTCGAAGGACGTGCTGCTCGAGTCGCTCGAGGGCTTCACGGGGACGCTCATCCTGGTCTCGCACGACCGCTACTTCGTCGACCGGCTGGCCACGAAGATCATTGCGGTGGGCCATGGCGAGGCGCTCGTTTACCCCGGCACCTACGAGGAGTTCCGCTGGAGCCAGGAACAGCGCGCCGCTACGGCAGCCGCCTCGAATGTGCCGAAAACTCCAGCGCCGGTGCCAAAGTCACCTGCGCCCGCCAAATCGCCCGTCCAGCGCCAGGCGCCCCGGGCCGACACGAACCCTGGCGCGACCGTGTCGCCCGCGGGGCGCTCCGTGACGGCGACACAGGCAACCCCGTCCGAGGCCGCACCAGTTGTGTCAGCCCCGGATCGCGACGAGCGCAAGCGGGTCGAGGCAGAACAGCGGCGCCTGCGACGAGCGTGGCAGACCCATCAGGAGCGCGTGGGACGCGTCGAGAGCCGGATTGCCGAATGCGAGCGCGAGATCAAATCGCTCGAGGAAGCGATGAGCGGGGTAGGGTTCTACGACGATCCGGTCGCGTCCAAGCCGATCATCGATCGTCACCAGGCACTGATGTGGGAAGTCGGCGACCGCATGGCGGAGTGGGAGGCCCTGCTGGAGGCCGCTCCGCCGGCACCATAGACAGGCTCACCGACCGCTGCGTCAGGCCTGCCGAGACGAATTCGTCATCCGATTACAAGAATTGTTGAGGCCAACTATCCAACGGCATGGATATTTGGCTTCTCGTGTTACGGAATTTCGGCGCCAAGCGCGTTTCTGTAACCGGCATGCACATTGAATGTAATCTGGACGACACGTCATGTGCGCCCACCACCTGAAACCGTTACCCGGATCTGCAGCGGCAGGCTCGCCCAGCTTGGCGGCCAATCGGCGAAGTGACGATCTGGTGCCCGAGCGGTTCTACCGGGACCTCATTTCCGGAATGCGTAATGGCGTCATCGTGATTCGTCGCGATGGCACGCTGGTCGCCATCAACGACGCGGCCTACGCCTCACTCGACATGCTGCCGGGGTCGGCCGACGTCGGGCGCCCCATCGCCACCGTGCTCGCAGACGTCCCGGAAATGGTGCGCGTGCTGGACGGCGCCTTTGGCAGTGACCCCCTTCCTAACCGGGCCGAGGTCAAGCTGGCGCATACGGGCCGGTCGATTGGCTTCACCCTGTCGCTCGTCCGCGACCCGCTCGGGCTGATAACCGGTGCTGCGCTCTTCTTCCGGGACCTCACCCGCGTGGAGCAGCTCGAGGAACGGGAGCGGCTGCGGGATCGGCTCGCCGCCCTCGGCGAGATGGCCGCCGCCATTGCCCACGAGGTCAAGAACCCGCTGGCCGGGATCGAGGTGATGGCCGGGCTGCTCAAGCGTCGCCTCTCCGACAACCCGGAGGCGCAGACGATGCTGGCCGACATCATCGGCGAGGCCAAGATGGCCAACGCGATCGTGATGGAGGTGCTGGACT includes:
- a CDS encoding ABC-F family ATP-binding cassette domain-containing protein, which encodes MLQLVGIRKAFADRVLLDDVTWQLNARDRVGLCGPNGAGKTTLLRILARLDEPDAGQLVTPSDLTIGYLPQDGLEYGGRALVDEARQAFGPLLALKEELHRLEDQLADTTLDDAAHGAVLMRYSEGQEDFRRLDGYTMDLRVATVLRGLGFEEDDMQKPTETFSGGWQMRIALAKLLLQRPALLLLDEPTNHLDLDARNWLEAYLTEYPGAVMLVSHDRYFLDAVVTRIADLSLRTITDYQGNYSYYLREHEARMERLRTMKREQDEEVARIKMFIDRFRYKATKAAQVQSRIKALEKVVPIDVPPERKQVHFTFPECTRSGRTVLELSHAGKRYAEKVIFRDLSLLIERGDRVALVGPNGAGKSTLMRMLSGAEAPDTGIRTEGHQVVVQYFAQDEANRLDPTRTVYETLADGSPNHMVPAIRNILGGFLFAGDDVYKKAGVLSGGERTRLAVARMLLRPANLLLLDEPTNHLDLDSKDVLLESLEGFTGTLILVSHDRYFVDRLATKIIAVGHGEALVYPGTYEEFRWSQEQRAATAAASNVPKTPAPVPKSPAPAKSPVQRQAPRADTNPGATVSPAGRSVTATQATPSEAAPVVSAPDRDERKRVEAEQRRLRRAWQTHQERVGRVESRIAECEREIKSLEEAMSGVGFYDDPVASKPIIDRHQALMWEVGDRMAEWEALLEAAPPAP